A single genomic interval of Gallaecimonas xiamenensis 3-C-1 harbors:
- a CDS encoding OPT family oligopeptide transporter: protein MSAKKGLSPNAYVPLKEGEQYQPYVPADKVVSEFTLKAIVLGVIFGVIFGAANAYLGLRAGLTISTSIPVAVMAVAVFRILAKGGVKSSILETNIAQTTGSASSSVASGVIFTLPALFMWGVAPDLLQMTLLALCGGILGVLFMIPLRRFLIEREHGNLPYPEGTACAEVLVANEVGGGRAKHIFWGIGAGALFKLLTGWIKVIPGTATLSIPFIKKAEVGFDLSPALFGVGYILGLRVAAIMVGGGLLSWLVIIPAIAYWGDSHTAPLYPETVLTIAQMSADQIWTRYVRYIGAGAVATAGIITLIRAIPVMLESFKVGMAEMKLGKGSDQQQPRTSRDLSLKWVGLGLLGVLVVLSLFPHAFGPVGDVSHRLLAAVLVILFAFFFVTVASRIVGLVGVTSNPTSGMTIAALLGTAGIFLVMGWTDTTGKAAALVVGCVVAIAASIAGDTSQDLKSGYLLGSTPKAQQTAEIIGVLTSATFVCLSVLLLAETFGFGSAELPAPQATLMKLVIDGVLDQDLPWTLVAIGAGIAVLCELCRLPSLPFAVGVYLPVSTMTPIFLGGLLRWYLEKRASGEDQEARREKGVLLGSGFVGGEGLLGVGIAAAAFIQGAKPAGFGTQWAGGELEAMVAGVIAFALLALWFLRRVTNPKV, encoded by the coding sequence GTGTCAGCAAAGAAAGGGCTGAGTCCCAACGCCTATGTGCCCCTCAAAGAAGGGGAGCAATACCAACCCTATGTACCGGCCGACAAAGTGGTGTCCGAGTTCACCCTCAAGGCCATAGTGCTGGGGGTGATCTTCGGGGTGATCTTCGGTGCCGCCAACGCCTATCTGGGGCTTAGGGCCGGCCTGACCATCTCCACCTCCATACCGGTGGCGGTGATGGCGGTGGCGGTGTTTCGGATCCTGGCCAAGGGCGGGGTCAAGAGTTCCATCCTGGAAACCAATATCGCCCAAACCACAGGTTCTGCCTCCAGCTCAGTGGCCTCTGGGGTGATCTTCACCCTGCCGGCCCTGTTCATGTGGGGGGTGGCGCCGGATCTGCTGCAAATGACCCTGCTGGCCCTGTGCGGCGGCATCCTGGGGGTATTGTTCATGATCCCCCTGCGCCGCTTCCTTATCGAGCGGGAACACGGCAACCTGCCTTACCCCGAGGGCACCGCCTGCGCCGAGGTGCTGGTGGCCAACGAAGTGGGTGGCGGCCGCGCCAAGCACATCTTCTGGGGCATAGGGGCCGGCGCCCTGTTCAAGCTGCTGACCGGCTGGATAAAAGTGATCCCCGGCACCGCCACCCTGTCCATTCCCTTTATTAAGAAGGCGGAAGTGGGCTTTGACCTGTCTCCGGCCCTGTTCGGGGTGGGTTACATACTGGGGCTGAGGGTAGCGGCCATCATGGTGGGCGGCGGCCTGCTGAGCTGGCTGGTGATCATTCCCGCCATCGCCTATTGGGGCGACAGCCACACCGCCCCCCTCTACCCGGAAACCGTCCTCACCATTGCCCAGATGTCCGCCGACCAGATCTGGACCCGCTACGTGCGCTACATCGGCGCCGGCGCCGTGGCCACCGCCGGTATCATCACCTTGATCCGCGCCATTCCGGTGATGCTGGAAAGCTTCAAGGTGGGCATGGCCGAGATGAAACTGGGTAAGGGCAGCGACCAACAACAACCCCGCACCAGCCGCGACCTGTCCCTCAAATGGGTGGGCCTGGGCCTGCTGGGGGTGTTGGTGGTACTGAGCCTGTTCCCCCACGCCTTCGGCCCGGTAGGGGACGTCAGCCACCGCTTGCTGGCGGCGGTGCTGGTTATCCTGTTCGCCTTTTTCTTCGTGACGGTGGCCTCGCGCATCGTCGGCCTGGTGGGGGTCACCTCCAACCCCACTTCCGGCATGACCATAGCGGCCCTGCTGGGCACCGCCGGTATCTTCCTGGTGATGGGCTGGACCGACACCACCGGCAAGGCCGCTGCCCTGGTGGTGGGCTGCGTGGTGGCCATCGCCGCCTCCATCGCCGGCGACACCTCCCAGGATCTCAAGTCCGGCTACCTGCTGGGCTCCACCCCCAAGGCCCAACAGACCGCCGAGATCATAGGGGTGCTGACCAGCGCCACCTTTGTCTGCCTGTCGGTACTGCTGCTGGCTGAGACCTTCGGCTTCGGCTCCGCCGAACTGCCAGCCCCCCAGGCCACCCTGATGAAGCTGGTGATCGACGGGGTGCTGGACCAGGATCTGCCCTGGACCCTGGTAGCCATAGGGGCCGGTATCGCCGTGCTGTGCGAGCTGTGCCGGCTGCCGTCCTTGCCCTTTGCGGTAGGGGTTTACCTGCCGGTGTCCACCATGACCCCCATCTTCCTGGGTGGCCTGCTGCGCTGGTACCTGGAGAAACGGGCCAGCGGTGAAGACCAGGAAGCACGCCGGGAAAAAGGGGTGTTGCTGGGCTCGGGCTTTGTCGGCGGTGAAGGCCTGTTGGGGGTGGGGATAGCGGCGGCGGCCTTTATCCAGGGCGCCAAGCCGGCCGGCTTTGGCACCCAGTGGGCCGGCGGCGAGCTGGAAGCCATGGTGGCGGGGGTTATCGCCTTTGCCCTGCTGGCGCTCTGGTTCTTGCGCCGGGTTACCAATCCCAAGGTGTAA
- a CDS encoding gamma-glutamylcyclotransferase family protein — translation MSAAPFAELPLFVYGTLRRGAGTPLARRLASQGHYLGQGLCRGLLYRVDHYPGWVPGDGWVTGDLYLVPPTLRAALDAYEECGPGFAEPWEYRPQGVLAWLRGRPLAACLYRYQRPVEATMLIASGDFFQP, via the coding sequence ATGTCAGCAGCACCGTTCGCTGAGCTGCCGCTGTTCGTCTACGGCACCCTGCGCCGGGGTGCCGGTACGCCCCTGGCCCGGCGCCTGGCCAGCCAGGGCCATTACCTGGGCCAGGGCCTTTGCCGGGGCCTGTTATACCGGGTAGACCACTACCCGGGCTGGGTGCCGGGGGATGGCTGGGTCACAGGGGATCTCTACCTGGTGCCGCCAACCCTGCGCGCCGCCCTGGATGCCTACGAAGAGTGCGGCCCCGGCTTCGCCGAGCCCTGGGAATACCGGCCCCAAGGGGTGCTGGCCTGGCTCAGGGGGCGGCCCCTGGCCGCCTGCCTCTACCGCTACCAAAGGCCGGTTGAGGCCACGATGCTTATCGCCAGCGGCGATTTTTTCCAGCCTTGA
- a CDS encoding DUF1328 domain-containing protein: protein MLGWALIFLIVALIAAALGFGGIAGAAAGIAKILFFVFLALLVISLLSHLLRGRSSKL from the coding sequence ATGTTAGGTTGGGCTCTGATTTTCCTGATTGTCGCCCTGATCGCCGCCGCCTTGGGCTTCGGTGGTATCGCCGGCGCCGCCGCCGGTATCGCCAAGATCCTCTTCTTCGTGTTCCTGGCCCTGCTGGTGATCTCCCTGCTAAGCCATCTGCTGCGCGGCCGCAGTTCCAAGCTCTGA
- a CDS encoding fumarylacetoacetate hydrolase family protein: MQLQWTSGEPLAWPRGKVVCVGRNYAEHAKELGNAVPEQPLLFMKPATALVPVAEAFDLDESRGEVHYECELAVLIGKPLTAAGQAQAQDAIAGFGLALDLTLRGLQSELKEKGHPWELAKAFDGSCPISDLVPAGELGQGLGAIRFQLYQNGALRQDGNSAEMITPIAALLAHISQVFTLEPGDLVLTGTPKGVGKLAKGDQLRLVLADCLDVSSTVR, encoded by the coding sequence ATGCAGTTGCAGTGGACATCCGGTGAACCCCTGGCCTGGCCCAGGGGCAAAGTGGTCTGTGTCGGCCGAAACTATGCCGAACACGCCAAGGAACTGGGCAATGCCGTGCCCGAGCAGCCTTTGCTCTTTATGAAACCGGCCACCGCCCTGGTGCCGGTGGCCGAAGCCTTTGACCTGGACGAGAGCCGGGGCGAGGTGCACTACGAGTGCGAGCTGGCGGTGCTGATCGGCAAGCCCCTGACCGCTGCCGGCCAGGCCCAGGCCCAAGACGCCATCGCCGGTTTCGGCCTGGCCCTGGATCTGACGTTGCGCGGCCTGCAAAGCGAGCTCAAGGAAAAGGGCCACCCCTGGGAGCTGGCCAAGGCCTTTGACGGCAGCTGCCCCATCAGCGACCTGGTACCGGCTGGCGAGCTGGGCCAGGGCTTGGGGGCCATTCGCTTTCAGCTCTACCAGAACGGCGCCCTGCGCCAGGACGGCAACAGCGCCGAGATGATCACCCCCATCGCCGCCCTGCTGGCCCATATCAGCCAGGTCTTTACCCTGGAACCCGGGGATCTGGTACTGACCGGCACCCCCAAGGGAGTGGGTAAACTGGCCAAGGGTGACCAGCTGCGCCTGGTACTGGCCGACTGCCTGGATGTCAGCAGCACCGTTCGCTGA
- a CDS encoding BON domain-containing protein: MRFNKTIITALTLTTLAAAPAMAKDWKGDAKDAWLDGKLETALMLNTELNNFTIDTDVAAGVATLSGTVSSDVEKDLAGEIAKNVDGVTKVNNKLTVKQGYKGQGSETAKNFSRAWHDATITAGLNMEFAASSELSAMDIDVDTDNGVVTLSGTVKNDAARDLAVEMAKGYDKVNDVEDKLSVAE; this comes from the coding sequence ATGCGTTTCAACAAAACCATCATCACCGCCCTGACCCTTACTACCCTGGCGGCCGCACCGGCCATGGCCAAAGACTGGAAAGGCGATGCCAAGGACGCCTGGCTCGACGGCAAGTTGGAAACGGCACTGATGCTCAACACCGAGCTTAACAACTTCACCATAGACACCGATGTGGCGGCCGGTGTGGCCACCCTGAGCGGTACCGTCAGTTCCGACGTGGAGAAGGACCTGGCCGGCGAGATCGCCAAAAACGTGGACGGGGTGACCAAGGTCAACAACAAGCTCACCGTCAAGCAAGGCTATAAGGGCCAGGGCAGCGAGACTGCCAAGAATTTCTCCCGCGCCTGGCATGACGCCACCATCACCGCCGGCCTGAATATGGAGTTTGCCGCCAGCAGCGAGCTGAGCGCCATGGACATAGACGTGGATACCGACAATGGCGTGGTGACCCTCAGCGGCACCGTCAAGAACGATGCGGCACGGGACCTGGCCGTGGAAATGGCCAAGGGCTATGACAAGGTCAACGATGTTGAAGACAAGCTGAGCGTCGCCGAGTAA
- a CDS encoding sigma-54 interaction domain-containing protein, translated as MARLHLVTDDLDLAQQLAKPLHSAGFIFSQSASLTEPFDADLVVYAPGRFDAAQYNAFRDHPLASQADWLLVSDGQPNPWLDKLMRHGAAYHFRKPLDLDHLAEVLADFRQELAQPPQRGQAAPLASNLDQYGLLLGSSKPMRRLYRLIRRVSQTDANVLLVGESGSGKELAARTIHQQSQRATEPFVAVNCAALSAELVESELFGHVKGAFTGAIQDHVGFFEKGARGTLFLDEVTEMPLALQSKLLRVLESGEFRRVGSDKVQYTQVRVVAASNRQPDDAIEAGFLREDLYFRLAHFPILLPPLRDRGQDILELAQHFLAYRNVATDSAKHFTQEALDAIAAYHWPGNVRELKHCVERAHILAISDIGLGELPALVDPEPSPDTIGPGTSLRDAERVLIMATLDACQQNKTQAAEQLGVSVKTLYNKLEKYREGDWQEP; from the coding sequence ATGGCTCGCCTGCACCTGGTGACCGACGATCTGGATCTGGCCCAACAGTTGGCCAAGCCCCTGCACAGCGCCGGCTTCATCTTCAGCCAAAGCGCCAGCCTGACCGAACCTTTCGACGCCGACCTGGTGGTCTATGCCCCTGGCCGCTTCGACGCCGCCCAGTACAACGCCTTTCGCGACCATCCCCTTGCTTCCCAGGCCGACTGGTTACTGGTCAGCGACGGCCAGCCCAACCCTTGGCTGGACAAGCTGATGCGCCACGGCGCCGCCTACCACTTTCGCAAGCCCCTGGACCTGGATCACCTGGCCGAAGTACTGGCCGATTTTCGCCAGGAGCTGGCCCAGCCTCCCCAAAGGGGCCAGGCTGCCCCTTTGGCCTCCAACCTGGATCAGTACGGCTTGCTGCTGGGCTCGTCCAAACCCATGCGCCGCCTCTACAGGCTGATCCGCCGGGTCAGCCAAACCGACGCCAATGTGCTGCTGGTGGGCGAAAGCGGCAGCGGCAAGGAATTGGCCGCCCGCACCATACATCAGCAGAGCCAACGCGCCACCGAACCCTTCGTGGCCGTCAACTGTGCCGCCCTGTCGGCAGAACTGGTGGAAAGCGAACTGTTCGGTCACGTCAAAGGAGCCTTTACCGGCGCTATCCAGGACCATGTGGGTTTCTTCGAGAAAGGTGCCAGGGGCACCCTGTTCCTGGACGAAGTGACGGAGATGCCCCTGGCCCTGCAGAGCAAACTGCTGCGGGTGCTGGAGAGCGGCGAGTTCCGCCGGGTGGGCAGCGACAAGGTGCAGTACACCCAGGTCAGGGTCGTCGCCGCCAGCAACCGCCAGCCGGACGACGCCATAGAGGCGGGGTTCCTGCGCGAGGATCTGTATTTTCGCCTGGCCCATTTTCCGATCCTGCTGCCCCCCTTGCGGGACAGGGGCCAGGACATCCTGGAGCTGGCCCAGCATTTCCTGGCCTACCGCAACGTCGCCACCGACAGCGCCAAGCACTTTACCCAGGAGGCCCTGGACGCCATCGCTGCCTACCATTGGCCGGGCAATGTGCGGGAACTCAAGCATTGTGTGGAAAGGGCCCATATTCTGGCCATCAGCGACATTGGCCTTGGGGAACTGCCGGCCTTGGTGGACCCAGAGCCCAGCCCCGACACCATAGGCCCGGGCACGTCCTTGCGGGATGCCGAGCGGGTGTTGATTATGGCCACCCTGGACGCCTGCCAGCAGAACAAGACCCAGGCCGCAGAGCAGCTGGGGGTCAGTGTCAAAACCCTCTACAACAAGTTGGAAAAATACCGGGAAGGGGACTGGCAGGAGCCCTAG
- a CDS encoding S9 family peptidase: protein MRHLSLPLLLALLLSGCDSKPPQVQLPRYDAKTFYDTQSVSGSSLSYDGQSVLVSSDQSGIFNVYAIAVAGGDPKPLTQASGDSTFAVRWFPKDERFLFTRDSGGNEIYHLFVSDDVGEHDLVPDPKARAQFLAFKEDGSAFYVLTNERDPKLMDLYRYDASSYQRQRLFNNDGAFSVGAISRDGRFLALSKVNNNADADLYLVDLESLDKTPALIGDLPGETANYNALTFGPEGKMLYFSTDAYSDFVQIWSHHLATGTQEKVASADWDMSFLYFSDSGRYRVQGINADARTQVSIIDRHSGQALALPALPPGDITGVNFSADDKTLVFYLSSDTSPANLYSLDLASLTPKALTSTLSPAIDQHQLVSAQVVRYPSFDGLAIPALLYKPKAASADYPAPTLVWVHGGPGGQSRHGYNATIQHLVNQGYGVLAVNNRGSSGYGKPFYHLDDRRHGEDDLLDVVKAKDYLQGLPWVDKDRIGVMGGSYGGYLTVAALAFHPQVFDVGVDIFGVTNWPRTLGSIPPWWESFKAYLYAEMGDPAEDMDRLRRISPLFHAKAIAKPLLVVQGANDPRVLPVESQELVKAVQDNKVPVTYLEFPDEGHGFTKKANRVAASEAYLRFLDQHLKGKVVED, encoded by the coding sequence ATGCGCCACCTAAGCCTGCCCCTGTTGCTGGCCCTGCTGCTGAGCGGTTGCGACAGCAAGCCTCCCCAGGTGCAGCTGCCCCGTTATGACGCCAAGACCTTCTACGACACCCAAAGCGTCAGTGGCTCCTCCCTGTCTTATGACGGCCAGTCGGTGCTGGTGAGCAGCGACCAAAGCGGCATTTTCAATGTCTACGCCATTGCCGTTGCCGGCGGCGACCCCAAGCCCCTGACCCAGGCTAGCGGGGACTCTACCTTCGCGGTGCGCTGGTTCCCCAAGGACGAGCGTTTCCTCTTTACCCGTGACAGCGGCGGCAACGAGATCTACCACCTGTTCGTGTCCGACGACGTCGGCGAGCACGATCTGGTGCCAGACCCCAAGGCCAGGGCCCAGTTCCTGGCCTTCAAGGAAGACGGCAGCGCCTTCTATGTGCTGACCAACGAGCGGGACCCCAAGCTGATGGACCTGTACCGCTACGACGCCAGCAGCTACCAGCGCCAGCGGCTGTTCAACAACGACGGCGCCTTCAGCGTCGGCGCCATCAGCCGGGACGGCCGCTTTCTGGCCCTGAGCAAGGTCAACAACAACGCCGACGCCGACCTCTACCTGGTGGATCTGGAATCCCTGGACAAGACCCCGGCCCTGATCGGCGACCTGCCGGGGGAGACGGCCAACTACAACGCCCTGACCTTCGGCCCCGAAGGCAAGATGCTCTACTTCAGCACCGACGCCTACAGCGACTTCGTGCAGATCTGGTCCCATCATCTGGCTACCGGCACCCAGGAAAAGGTGGCCAGTGCCGACTGGGACATGAGCTTCTTGTATTTCTCGGACTCAGGGCGCTACCGGGTGCAGGGCATCAACGCCGACGCCCGCACCCAGGTCAGCATCATCGACCGCCACAGCGGCCAGGCCCTGGCCCTGCCGGCCTTGCCGCCGGGGGACATCACCGGGGTCAATTTCAGCGCCGACGACAAGACCCTGGTGTTCTACCTGTCCAGCGACACCAGCCCCGCTAACCTCTATAGCCTGGACCTGGCCAGCCTGACCCCCAAGGCCCTGACCAGCACCCTCAGCCCGGCCATAGACCAGCACCAACTGGTCAGTGCCCAGGTGGTGCGCTACCCCAGCTTCGACGGCCTGGCCATACCGGCCCTGCTGTACAAGCCCAAGGCCGCCTCCGCCGACTACCCGGCCCCTACCCTGGTCTGGGTCCATGGCGGCCCCGGCGGCCAGAGCCGCCACGGCTACAACGCCACCATCCAGCACCTGGTCAACCAGGGCTACGGGGTGTTGGCGGTGAACAACAGGGGCTCGTCCGGCTACGGCAAGCCCTTCTACCACCTGGACGATCGCCGCCACGGCGAGGACGACCTGCTGGACGTGGTCAAGGCCAAGGACTACCTGCAAGGACTGCCCTGGGTGGACAAGGACCGCATCGGCGTCATGGGGGGCAGCTACGGCGGCTACCTGACGGTGGCGGCCCTGGCCTTCCACCCCCAGGTGTTCGACGTGGGGGTGGATATCTTCGGGGTCACCAACTGGCCCCGCACCCTTGGTTCCATCCCCCCTTGGTGGGAGAGCTTCAAGGCCTACCTCTATGCCGAAATGGGTGACCCGGCCGAGGACATGGACAGGCTCAGGCGCATCTCGCCCCTGTTCCATGCCAAGGCCATCGCCAAGCCGTTGCTGGTGGTGCAAGGGGCCAACGACCCCAGGGTGCTGCCGGTGGAAAGCCAGGAGCTGGTCAAGGCGGTGCAGGACAACAAGGTGCCGGTGACCTACCTGGAATTTCCTGACGAGGGCCACGGCTTTACCAAGAAGGCCAACAGGGTGGCGGCCTCCGAGGCCTACCTGCGCTTTTTGGACCAGCACCTTAAAGGCAAGGTGGTAGAAGATTGA
- a CDS encoding PA2169 family four-helix-bundle protein produces the protein MFATPDARLVQDLLSLCRDGRLFYQEAARAVDDSELQSLFREMAAVRAQVAKALSLKVVAGTQAPPGNQAARMQALYLRLASHLGQDRDFRYVAQLEEAEDSVLARLRDGVQALHSKPLAQDLADCLADIQLTHDRMKAIKDGLLAPKH, from the coding sequence ATGTTCGCTACCCCTGACGCGAGATTGGTGCAGGATCTGCTCAGCCTCTGTCGGGACGGCCGCCTCTTCTACCAGGAGGCGGCCAGGGCAGTGGATGACAGCGAACTTCAGTCCCTGTTTCGCGAGATGGCCGCCGTACGGGCCCAGGTGGCAAAGGCATTGAGCCTGAAAGTGGTGGCTGGCACCCAGGCCCCACCGGGAAACCAGGCGGCCCGGATGCAGGCCCTGTACCTCAGGTTGGCAAGCCACTTGGGTCAGGACCGGGACTTTCGCTACGTCGCCCAGTTGGAAGAGGCCGAAGACAGTGTCCTCGCCCGCCTGAGGGACGGAGTCCAGGCCCTGCACAGCAAACCCCTGGCCCAGGACCTGGCCGACTGCCTGGCCGACATCCAGCTCACCCACGACAGGATGAAAGCCATCAAGGACGGCCTGCTGGCCCCCAAGCACTGA
- a CDS encoding LysE family translocator, which produces MLERPGFQALPMDIFIAVLFFAFSTTITPGPNNVMIMSSGMNYGVKASLGHLCGICLGFPVMVLLVGLGFGVVFEHFPHLHQLIKLLGTAYLLWLAWKIASQTPKAIQAGHAKPLNFWQGAAFQWVNGKAWVMASGAIAAFTSTQGAMLWQVLAISLAFLLVAFPCVGLWLVGGAGLRRVLTRAKAQRAFNIAMGLLLALSVLPVLVELWQYYLS; this is translated from the coding sequence ATGCTGGAGCGCCCCGGTTTTCAGGCCCTGCCCATGGACATTTTCATCGCCGTATTGTTCTTCGCCTTTTCCACCACCATCACCCCTGGCCCCAATAACGTGATGATCATGTCGTCCGGCATGAATTACGGGGTCAAGGCCAGCCTGGGGCACCTGTGCGGTATCTGCCTGGGTTTTCCAGTGATGGTGCTGCTGGTGGGCCTGGGCTTTGGGGTGGTGTTCGAGCATTTCCCACACCTGCACCAGCTGATCAAGCTGCTGGGAACCGCCTACCTGCTGTGGCTGGCCTGGAAGATAGCCAGCCAGACCCCCAAGGCGATCCAGGCCGGCCACGCCAAGCCCCTTAACTTCTGGCAGGGTGCCGCCTTTCAGTGGGTAAACGGCAAGGCCTGGGTGATGGCGTCCGGTGCCATCGCCGCCTTTACCTCGACCCAGGGCGCCATGCTCTGGCAGGTACTGGCCATCAGCCTGGCCTTCTTGCTGGTGGCCTTTCCCTGTGTCGGCCTCTGGCTGGTGGGGGGCGCCGGGCTACGCCGGGTGCTGACCCGGGCCAAGGCCCAGCGGGCCTTCAATATCGCCATGGGGCTGCTGCTGGCCCTGTCGGTGCTGCCGGTGCTGGTGGAGCTGTGGCAGTACTACCTGAGCTAA